The nucleotide window TGGTTGGACCGCCATTCGGAATTTTTGTAAAGTCACCCTTCCCAAGATCTTTTTGACCATGGAAGTCAAAAGAGCATTGATCAGAACCTAGCGTTTGTAATTGTCCATTTTTCAAAGCCGTCCAAAGTGCCTCCTGATGGTGTTTTTCTCGTAATGGTGGTGACCACACGTATTTTGCGCCTTCAAAGTTTGGTTTCTCTAAGTAAGATTGATCAAGCACCAAATACTGAGGACACGTCTCTCCCCACACATCAAATCCTGCGTTTCGCGCCTCAGCGATTTTTTGTACCGCCTCACGGCAAGAAACGTGCACAACATACAATTGTGAATCTGCGAGACCTGTAAGCTGACATGCTCGGCCTGTTGCTTCCCCTTCTATCTCAGGTGGCCTTGTCAATGCGTGATAGATAGGCGCAGTATGGCCTTCTACGAGGGCTTGCTTTGTCAAGTACTCAATCACATCACCATTTTCAGCATGCACCATAACAAGGGCGCCTAATTTCTTTGCTTCAAGAAGCGTCCTATATAGCGTTCCGTCATCTACCTGAAACACATTTTTATATGCCATAAATACCTTAAAAGATGTAATGCCTTCTTGAATAACCTTTGGTAACTCCTGTAATACCTCATCGGTAATTTCACCTATCATAAGATGGAATCCATAGTCGATGACCGCTTTTTCTTTTGCTTTTGCATGCCATGTGTTGATGGCTGTTTGCAAGGGCTCTCCTTTGTTCGTCAAACAAAAGTCAATAATTGTTGTCGTACCGCCAAAGGCTGCAGCAATGGTTCCTGTCTCGAAATCGTCCTTCGTTACCGTACCGCCAAAGGGCATATCCAAATGTGTATGCGGGTCAATTGCGCCTGGAAATACATAACGTCCGCTCGCATCAACTACTTCCGCCCCTTCTTGTGGCAATCTTTTTCCAATTGCGGTGATCACACCATTCTCGATACAAATATCACCTTGGTATGTATCAGAAGCGGTTACAACGGTTCCATTTATAATCAGTTTTTTCATAATGCCCTCCTTTATTTTACTGGCTGATTTAACAGCGTACACGCAGATTGCCTCTCATTCCAAGTCATCGGTGGCAGCTCATGCGGAAGCTCTACCATAGAAATGGCTCCCTCCTCCGGGCAAACAATGGAGCATAGGTTACAACCAACACAATCTTCCTCTCGTACAAGCAAATACGATTTTCCCTTCTCGTCCTTCAACATATCAATACATTGGTGTGATGTGTCTTCACAGGCGATATGACACTTATTGCAGTTGATACATACATCCGTATTAATACGAGCTACAACCTTATAGTTCAAATCTAAATTACCCCAATCTGAGTAACGCGGGACCGCTTTTCCAACCAAATCCATAACAGAAGCAATACCCTTCTCATCTAAATAGTTATGGAGGCCATCAAGCATGTCCTCGACAATTCGAAAGCCGTGGTGCATAGCAGCTGTACATACCTGTACACCAGTTGCTCCCATTAACATAAACTCTACCGCATCGCGCCAACTTGACACCCCGCCCATGCCAGAAATGGGTACAGAAATGTGCGGATTCCGTGCACATTCAGCAACCATATTTAATGCAATCGGCTTCACTGCCGGTCCGCAATAGCCTCCATGGGCTCCTTTTCCCGCAACATGCGGGATGGTATTCCACGTATCCAAATCTACACCCGCTAGGCTATTAATGGTGTTAATCATACTCACTGCATCTGCACCGCCTCGAACAGCTGCTTCAGCAGTAACCGTAATATCAGTGATATTTGGTGTAAGTTTAACAATAACAGGTGTTTGGGCTACTTCTTTTACCCAATATGTTTGTTTTTCAACCAGTTCTGGCACCTGTCCGGATGCTGAACCCATACCGCGTTCAGCCATACCATGCGGACATCCAAAATTGAGTTCTAGTCCATCTACACCTACAGCCTCGACACGCTTGACAATTTCATGCCACTTTTCCTGCTTTGGCTCTACCATCAAAGAAGCAATAACAGTATGATTTGGGAAACGTTTTTTTGTTTCATAGATCTCCTTCAAATTCACCTCTAAAGGACGATCCGTAATTAGTTCAATATTGTTAAA belongs to Ectobacillus sp. JY-23 and includes:
- the preA gene encoding NAD-dependent dihydropyrimidine dehydrogenase subunit PreA translates to MADLRINFAGIQSPNPFWLASAPPTNSGYQVQRAFEAGWGGAVWKTLGEPILNVSSRFAAVSFNGQRVAGFNNIELITDRPLEVNLKEIYETKKRFPNHTVIASLMVEPKQEKWHEIVKRVEAVGVDGLELNFGCPHGMAERGMGSASGQVPELVEKQTYWVKEVAQTPVIVKLTPNITDITVTAEAAVRGGADAVSMINTINSLAGVDLDTWNTIPHVAGKGAHGGYCGPAVKPIALNMVAECARNPHISVPISGMGGVSSWRDAVEFMLMGATGVQVCTAAMHHGFRIVEDMLDGLHNYLDEKGIASVMDLVGKAVPRYSDWGNLDLNYKVVARINTDVCINCNKCHIACEDTSHQCIDMLKDEKGKSYLLVREEDCVGCNLCSIVCPEEGAISMVELPHELPPMTWNERQSACTLLNQPVK
- the hydA gene encoding dihydropyrimidinase, which produces MKKLIINGTVVTASDTYQGDICIENGVITAIGKRLPQEGAEVVDASGRYVFPGAIDPHTHLDMPFGGTVTKDDFETGTIAAAFGGTTTIIDFCLTNKGEPLQTAINTWHAKAKEKAVIDYGFHLMIGEITDEVLQELPKVIQEGITSFKVFMAYKNVFQVDDGTLYRTLLEAKKLGALVMVHAENGDVIEYLTKQALVEGHTAPIYHALTRPPEIEGEATGRACQLTGLADSQLYVVHVSCREAVQKIAEARNAGFDVWGETCPQYLVLDQSYLEKPNFEGAKYVWSPPLREKHHQEALWTALKNGQLQTLGSDQCSFDFHGQKDLGKGDFTKIPNGGPTIEDRVSILFSEGVKKGRISLNQFVDITSTKIAKLFGLFPRKGTIAVGSDADLVIFDPHVERVISASTHHMAVDYSAFEGMRITGEPVSVLSRGKFIVRDKQFVGKPGQGQYIKRAQYGGALASKENATVL